From Perca fluviatilis unplaced genomic scaffold, GENO_Pfluv_1.0 PFLUV_unplaced_scaf_106, whole genome shotgun sequence, the proteins below share one genomic window:
- the ufc1 gene encoding ubiquitin-fold modifier-conjugating enzyme 1, translating to MADEATRRAVSQLPLLKTHAGPRDRALWPQRLKEEYQSLIRAVEQNKAADCDWFRLESNADGTRWTGTCWFIHELLRYEFRVEFDIPVTYPDTAPEVAVPELDGKTAKMFRGGKICLTDHFAPLWARNAPRFGLAHLMALGLGPWLAVEIPDLISKGLVVHRERQGDAAAE from the coding sequence ATGGCGGACGAGGCCACGCGCAGGGCCGTGTCGCAGCTGCCGCTGCTGAAGACGCACGCGGGTCCGCGGGACCGCGCGCTGTGGCCGCAGCGGCTGAAGGAGGAGTACCAGAGCTTGATCCGCGCCGTGGAGCAGAACAAGGCGGCGGACTGCGACTGGTTCCGCCTCGAGTCCAACGCCGACGGCACGCGCTGGACCGGCACGTGCTGGTTCATCCACGAGCTGCTGCGCTACGAGTTCCGGGTGGAGTTCGACATCCCTGTGACGTACCCGGACACGGCGCCGGAGGTGGCGGTACCGGAGCTCGACGGGAAGACCGCGAAGATGTTCCGCGGCGGGAAGATCTGCCTGACGGACCACTTCGCTCCGCTCTGGGCGCGCAACGCGCCGCGCTTCGGGCTCGCGCACCTGATGGCGCTGGGCCTCGGGCCGTGGCTCGCCGTGGAGATCCCGGATCTGATCAGCAAGGGGCTCGTGGTGCACCGGGAGCGGCAGGGCGACGCGGCGGCCGAGTGA